A window of Blastocatellia bacterium contains these coding sequences:
- a CDS encoding NAD(P)-binding protein — translation MEQTNKISNEITKADTLWDVIVVGSGLGGIALSILLARLGYRILVIERNAVGHFRVGESLDWEAPIFLKS, via the coding sequence ATGGAGCAAACTAATAAAATATCTAATGAAATTACTAAAGCTGACACGCTTTGGGACGTTATTGTTGTAGGCTCTGGCTTAGGTGGTATTGCTCTATCTATTTTACTAGCTAGATTAGGCTATCGTATTTTAGTAATTGAACGTAATGCTGTTGGACATTTTCGAGTTGGAGAATCTTTAGACTGGGAAGCACCTATCTTCTTGAAAAGCTAG
- a CDS encoding tryptophan 7-halogenase, producing MATENDRVTSVTLADGRQFTGKFYLDATGQASLFRRAFGIGQTTIGAKKVNIRARFPHTYDNTGTRIRTDDTMNDPAWIWDIHISQDVTDIGIVVTERDFATLRKEFSSLAEIFLHLTQKHESLHWLAPLITKETKFWTCTFQDMVSHKSNGENWIAIGEAAFLVDALLSSGFTASLRTGFSASNIIKDALAKNSPILCPKKRLIYHEKASMQIRSVNQLLETLWYQGRLRHYYSFMLNVASILTINFNLNHFHTRYIPSTIFGLRMLKLFHKTIDAFVPRYNNLLTKIAIWLGKTNPHIVSMPVTQVKQTI from the coding sequence ATAGCAACTGAAAACGATCGTGTAACTAGTGTAACTTTAGCTGATGGTCGTCAATTTACTGGAAAATTTTATCTTGATGCTACAGGTCAAGCTAGCTTATTTCGTAGAGCATTTGGTATAGGTCAAACTACTATTGGAGCAAAAAAAGTAAATATTCGTGCTAGATTTCCACATACTTATGACAACACAGGAACAAGAATCCGTACAGATGACACAATGAATGACCCAGCTTGGATTTGGGATATTCATATTTCTCAAGATGTTACTGATATTGGAATAGTTGTTACAGAAAGAGATTTTGCCACTTTACGAAAAGAATTCTCATCTTTAGCAGAAATTTTTCTTCACCTTACACAAAAACATGAGAGTCTACATTGGTTAGCACCTCTAATTACAAAAGAAACCAAGTTTTGGACTTGTACTTTTCAAGATATGGTTTCACATAAAAGTAATGGAGAAAATTGGATTGCTATTGGTGAAGCAGCCTTTTTAGTAGATGCCCTGCTTTCTAGCGGCTTTACGGCTTCTTTACGCACAGGTTTTTCTGCTTCAAATATTATTAAAGATGCTTTAGCTAAAAATTCTCCCATTTTATGTCCTAAAAAACGGCTAATTTATCATGAAAAAGCTTCTATGCAAATTAGAAGCGTTAACCAACTTTTAGAAACTCTTTGGTATCAAGGCAGGCTTAGACATTACTATTCTTTTATGTTAAATGTAGCTTCAATCTTGACTATTAACTTTAATCTTAATCATTTTCATACTAGATATATTCCTAGTACAATTTTTGGATTAAGAATGCTAAAGCTATTTCATAAAACTATAGATGCTTTTGTGCCTAGGTATAATAATTTATTAACAAAAATAGCTATTTGGTTAGGGAAAACTAACCCTCATATAGTTTCAATGCCTGTAACCCAAGTTAAACAAACTATTTAG
- a CDS encoding serine/threonine protein kinase: MIETNNLTQLIGETICKRYKLLKILGEGGMGVVFEAVDEEEKRIVAIKLLFTEIASDNVGKKRFFREAKMGMALVHPNVVRTYNYGEVDENTIFISMEYVRGESLSAYIKKEAPLRPKDSLSIVKQLCESLEYAHQKQVLHRDLKPANILLSKNELGEIQVKLADFGIAKLLAPNEDITSGTNLTETGVILGTIHYIAPEYLLCVDLSPASDVYSLGVIIYQLLTDRYPVIGITKEQLLYNKVYKDITPPSQAYKFFPQALDKVLMKVLNRNPVERYKSALDFWEDFRQIVESLQ, encoded by the coding sequence ATGATAGAGACAAATAATTTAACACAGTTAATTGGTGAAACTATTTGTAAACGATATAAATTGTTAAAAATTCTTGGTGAAGGTGGTATGGGAGTTGTCTTTGAGGCTGTGGACGAAGAAGAAAAAAGAATTGTTGCTATTAAATTGTTATTTACAGAAATAGCTTCTGATAATGTGGGAAAGAAACGCTTTTTTAGAGAAGCTAAAATGGGTATGGCCCTTGTCCATCCTAATGTTGTTAGAACTTATAATTATGGAGAGGTTGATGAAAATACTATTTTTATCTCAATGGAATATGTTAGAGGAGAATCATTAAGTGCTTACATTAAAAAAGAAGCACCTTTAAGACCTAAAGATAGTTTATCAATTGTTAAGCAACTTTGTGAGTCGCTAGAATATGCCCATCAAAAACAAGTTCTACATAGAGATCTAAAACCTGCTAATATTTTGCTTTCTAAAAATGAGTTGGGGGAAATCCAAGTAAAATTAGCTGATTTTGGTATCGCTAAACTACTTGCACCCAATGAGGATATTACTAGCGGGACAAATTTAACTGAAACAGGAGTAATATTAGGTACAATTCATTATATTGCTCCTGAATATTTGCTTTGTGTAGATTTAAGCCCTGCTTCAGATGTTTATAGTTTAGGGGTAATAATTTATCAATTACTTACAGATAGATATCCAGTTATTGGTATTACCAAAGAACAATTACTATATAACAAAGTCTATAAAGATATTACTCCTCCTTCGCAAGCATATAAATTTTTTCCTCAAGCATTAGACAAAGTATTGATGAAGGTTCTAAATCGTAATCCAGTGGAAAGATACAAAAGCGCATTGGATTTTTGGGAAGATTTTAGACAAATTGTTGAAAGTTTACAGTAA
- a CDS encoding acetyl-CoA C-acyltransferase, giving the protein MSLNRVAIIAGCRTPFVKASGSFSEMTALDLGKACVRELINRADLNPKEIDEIVYGTAISKPSVANIAREVGLTIGMPHSAPGHTVQMACATGARAIASAAASVALGNSQVAIAGGAESLSDVPMTVSEPFRRILMDASTKKTQEEKMYTIMQVKLQDIMPANISISEPYTGLTMGEHCEILAREWGVSRQDQDEYAYRSHLFAGRGYEAGHIPAEIATVYAPKSYKPITEDDIVRKVPDRAKIASLKPAFDKEFGTVTPANSSPLTDGASAVLLMTEEKAKALGYKPLAYIKHCSFAGLDPDRGLLLGPAFATAKAFAQTKLTLADMDLIEMHEAFAGQILCNLKAFACKKFAEERLGRSEPLGEMNMDKFNVYGGSVSLGHPFGATGARLVTTLAYEMNRRDSQLGMVTICAGGALGATIILERGN; this is encoded by the coding sequence ATGAGCTTAAATAGAGTAGCAATCATTGCTGGTTGTCGTACTCCATTTGTGAAAGCAAGTGGTTCATTTAGTGAAATGACGGCATTAGACCTTGGTAAAGCTTGCGTTAGAGAATTAATTAACCGTGCAGACCTTAACCCAAAAGAAATAGATGAAATAGTTTATGGTACAGCTATTAGTAAGCCTTCTGTTGCTAATATTGCTCGTGAAGTTGGTCTAACTATTGGTATGCCACATTCTGCCCCTGGTCATACTGTACAAATGGCTTGTGCAACAGGTGCGCGGGCAATTGCTTCTGCTGCTGCTTCTGTAGCGTTAGGTAATTCTCAAGTTGCAATTGCTGGCGGTGCTGAATCTTTATCTGATGTTCCAATGACAGTATCAGAACCTTTTCGCCGTATTTTAATGGATGCTAGCACTAAGAAAACTCAAGAAGAAAAAATGTACACAATTATGCAGGTTAAACTGCAAGATATTATGCCTGCAAATATTTCTATTTCTGAGCCTTATACAGGCTTAACTATGGGTGAACATTGCGAAATACTAGCTCGTGAATGGGGCGTTAGTCGCCAAGATCAAGATGAATATGCTTATCGTAGCCATCTTTTTGCAGGTCGTGGTTATGAAGCAGGTCATATTCCTGCTGAAATTGCCACAGTTTATGCTCCAAAAAGTTATAAGCCAATAACAGAAGATGACATTGTTCGTAAAGTTCCAGATCGCGCTAAAATCGCTTCTCTGAAGCCTGCTTTTGATAAAGAGTTTGGAACTGTCACCCCAGCTAATTCTAGCCCGTTAACAGATGGTGCATCAGCCGTGTTACTTATGACAGAAGAAAAAGCTAAAGCTCTTGGCTATAAACCTCTAGCCTATATCAAACATTGTTCCTTTGCTGGTTTAGACCCTGATCGAGGTTTGTTGCTCGGCCCTGCTTTTGCTACAGCTAAAGCCTTTGCTCAAACTAAGCTTACTTTAGCTGATATGGATTTAATTGAGATGCACGAAGCTTTTGCAGGACAAATTCTTTGCAATCTTAAAGCTTTTGCTTGTAAGAAGTTTGCTGAAGAACGCCTAGGACGTAGCGAGCCACTTGGAGAAATGAACATGGATAAATTTAACGTTTATGGCGGGTCGGTTTCTTTAGGTCATCCATTTGGTGCAACAGGCGCACGACTAGTAACGACTTTAGCTTATGAAATGAATCGCCGAGATAGCCAACTTGGTATGGTGACAATTTGCGCTGGTGGTGCATTGGGTGCAACCATTATTTTAGAGCGTGGGAATTAA
- a CDS encoding acyl-CoA dehydrogenase family protein: MTSVATSKHMVRGGEFLITETNPNSIFTRDDLEEIQYQVASAIKEFFDKEVLPRTEEIEALNVDTMRELMRKAGDVGLLGLEVPTSMGGYGMKKSTALLVGENHTKQFSFAGCVGVHTSVGMIPIVYFGSEDQRKKYLTKLLSGEWIAAYCLTEPHCGSDAMSIRTTATLSEDGKHYIINGSKMWITNAGFANLFNVAAKVDGKKFTMFIVEADSPGITLGNEEKKMGLTGSSTRPVFFDNVKVPIENILGEIGKGHHIAFNALNMGRMNIGSGAYAQIKRSIGVSVKYGKMRKAFGKSITDFGLIKQKLAEMAIRAYAVESMAFRTAGLIDDQLHGLDSEASDYLARSMEVLKEYAIESSIMKVYGSEAQGYAVDEAVQIFGGNGYSKEYPVEKDYRDARPTRIFEGTNEINRMLIIDMLIKRGMSGDLPIVEAGERTIKDVYDTGPLPQLDPNPKDGSLFSTEKTLVANMKKACIMLLWQAAQKWMVQLSEEQEVVAAISDCIMETYAAESTLLRTLKRIENKGEADSQYHIDMMKVFINDSVMKMEVIARKTLAVISEEAELSASLKSLHRLLQWQPINTVTARRRIADRIIDQECYPFD, translated from the coding sequence ATGACATCAGTAGCAACCTCTAAGCATATGGTTAGAGGTGGTGAGTTTCTCATCACCGAAACTAACCCAAATTCTATTTTTACTCGTGACGATTTAGAAGAAATACAATATCAAGTAGCTAGTGCTATTAAAGAATTTTTTGATAAAGAAGTATTGCCTAGAACAGAAGAAATTGAAGCTCTAAATGTGGATACTATGCGAGAGCTAATGCGTAAGGCTGGCGATGTAGGATTGCTAGGTTTAGAAGTTCCTACCTCAATGGGAGGTTATGGAATGAAAAAATCTACAGCCCTTTTAGTAGGTGAAAACCACACTAAACAATTTTCTTTTGCTGGTTGTGTTGGTGTTCATACCTCAGTAGGAATGATTCCAATAGTTTATTTTGGAAGTGAAGACCAACGCAAAAAATATTTAACCAAACTTCTTTCTGGTGAATGGATTGCAGCTTATTGCTTAACTGAACCTCATTGCGGCTCAGATGCAATGTCAATTCGTACCACTGCAACACTTTCTGAAGATGGCAAACATTACATTATTAATGGAAGCAAAATGTGGATTACTAATGCTGGTTTTGCAAATCTATTTAATGTTGCTGCCAAAGTTGATGGAAAGAAATTCACTATGTTTATTGTTGAAGCCGATAGCCCAGGCATCACTCTAGGCAATGAAGAAAAGAAAATGGGCTTGACTGGCTCATCAACTCGTCCTGTATTTTTTGATAATGTAAAAGTGCCTATTGAAAATATTTTAGGTGAAATAGGAAAAGGTCATCATATTGCGTTTAATGCTCTAAATATGGGACGTATGAATATTGGCTCTGGTGCTTATGCTCAAATTAAACGCTCTATTGGTGTATCAGTTAAATACGGTAAAATGCGTAAAGCATTTGGGAAGTCAATTACAGATTTTGGTTTAATTAAACAAAAGCTGGCAGAAATGGCGATTCGTGCCTATGCTGTTGAATCAATGGCATTTCGTACCGCAGGGCTTATTGATGATCAACTTCATGGTTTAGACTCAGAAGCAAGTGATTATCTTGCTCGCTCAATGGAAGTTCTAAAGGAATATGCAATTGAAAGCTCAATAATGAAGGTTTATGGCTCAGAGGCCCAAGGCTATGCAGTTGATGAAGCGGTGCAAATTTTTGGCGGTAATGGCTATAGCAAGGAATATCCTGTTGAAAAAGATTATAGAGATGCTCGCCCAACACGTATTTTTGAAGGTACAAATGAAATTAACCGCATGTTAATTATTGATATGTTAATCAAGCGGGGAATGAGTGGCGATTTACCTATAGTTGAAGCTGGCGAAAGAACGATTAAGGATGTTTATGACACTGGCCCCTTACCACAATTAGATCCAAATCCCAAAGACGGAAGTTTATTTAGCACAGAGAAAACTTTAGTTGCCAATATGAAAAAAGCCTGCATTATGTTGCTTTGGCAAGCAGCGCAAAAATGGATGGTACAACTATCTGAAGAACAAGAAGTTGTTGCTGCAATTAGTGATTGCATCATGGAAACTTATGCTGCTGAAAGTACGCTACTTCGCACACTTAAACGTATTGAAAATAAGGGTGAAGCAGATAGCCAATATCATATTGATATGATGAAAGTTTTTATCAATGACTCAGTGATGAAGATGGAAGTAATTGCACGTAAGACTTTAGCTGTAATTAGTGAAGAAGCTGAGTTAAGCGCGTCATTAAAATCACTCCATCGCTTATTGCAATGGCAACCCATCAACACAGTCACAGCCCGCCGCCGTATTGCGGATAGGATTATTGACCAAGAATGTTATCCATTTGATTAA
- a CDS encoding DUF4388 domain-containing protein, with amino-acid sequence MISQTSKKYETNNALFSLLQSLEVEKKSCLLQVSSKEGDGFLYFFLGKLVDALYEDYEGEEAVYKILFWEDVEIDVRDIVRKEQTRTNIINKPLSVLFMEASRINTQNNLQKLSSKPNLSLVQGSDNAEKLSVVKEKVNKELSNTQEEIQMGNINECLNELMKVDGAMAASIVDAKSGMALGSIGSGINLELAAAGNSEVFRSKLKTMHSLGLKDKIEDILITLGQQYHLIRPLTNAPNLFIYFVLNRAQSNLAMARYKLGELEGRLEV; translated from the coding sequence ATGATAAGTCAAACATCCAAAAAATACGAAACAAATAATGCTCTGTTTAGCTTACTACAATCTTTAGAAGTAGAAAAGAAATCTTGCTTGCTTCAAGTTTCATCTAAAGAAGGGGATGGTTTTTTATACTTCTTTTTAGGCAAACTTGTAGATGCTCTTTATGAAGACTATGAAGGGGAAGAAGCTGTTTATAAGATTCTTTTCTGGGAAGATGTTGAAATAGATGTTAGAGATATAGTAAGAAAAGAGCAAACCCGCACAAATATTATAAATAAACCTTTATCGGTTCTATTTATGGAAGCTTCAAGGATAAATACCCAAAATAATTTACAAAAATTATCTTCAAAACCTAATTTATCTTTAGTGCAAGGTTCTGATAATGCTGAAAAATTATCTGTTGTTAAAGAAAAAGTTAATAAAGAATTAAGTAATACTCAGGAGGAAATACAGATGGGAAATATTAATGAATGTTTAAATGAGTTAATGAAAGTTGATGGAGCTATGGCTGCAAGTATTGTTGATGCAAAAAGCGGTATGGCTTTAGGTTCAATTGGTAGTGGCATAAATTTAGAACTTGCTGCGGCAGGTAATAGTGAAGTATTTCGATCAAAGTTAAAGACAATGCACAGCTTAGGCTTAAAAGATAAAATAGAAGATATTTTAATTACATTAGGTCAGCAATATCATCTTATACGTCCTTTAACTAATGCCCCAAATCTTTTTATCTATTTTGTATTAAATAGAGCGCAATCTAATTTAGCTATGGCTCGCTATAAATTAGGAGAACTTGAAGGCCGCTTAGAAGTTTAA